Proteins co-encoded in one Hartmannibacter diazotrophicus genomic window:
- a CDS encoding L-idonate 5-dehydrogenase — translation MRAIVAHQPHDLRIEEWPDAAAPGPGEVRVRVARGGICGSDLHYYHHAGFGTVRLKEPMILGHEVAGRVMDVGVGVSDFAADDPVAINPGMPCNDCHFCRKGQRNQCLDMSFFGSAMRFPHMQGLFRDEVTVPAEQLYKVPQCLDLGLAACAEPFAVCLHAVASAGSLLGAKVLVSGCGPIGNLVLAAARHAGAREIVAVDIADAALTVAGKLGADSTINLTKTPDGLAPFADRKGLFDAVFECSGAPKALAAALDVVRPGGALVTVGLGGDISLPLNLVVTKEILMRGSFRFDAEFGLAVHLIATGAVDLTPLISATMPAADADAAFRLASDRSQSMKVQLAFA, via the coding sequence ATGCGCGCGATAGTTGCCCACCAGCCCCATGACCTGCGCATCGAGGAGTGGCCCGACGCCGCCGCTCCCGGACCCGGCGAAGTCCGGGTCCGTGTCGCGCGTGGCGGCATCTGCGGATCGGACCTTCACTATTATCACCACGCCGGCTTCGGCACGGTCCGGCTGAAGGAACCGATGATCCTCGGCCACGAGGTGGCGGGCCGCGTCATGGACGTTGGGGTGGGCGTTTCGGACTTTGCCGCCGACGATCCCGTCGCGATCAATCCCGGCATGCCCTGCAACGACTGCCACTTCTGCCGCAAGGGTCAGCGCAACCAGTGTCTTGACATGAGCTTCTTCGGCAGCGCCATGCGCTTTCCGCACATGCAGGGGCTCTTCCGCGACGAGGTGACCGTTCCGGCGGAGCAGCTTTACAAGGTGCCGCAATGCCTCGACCTCGGTCTTGCAGCCTGCGCCGAACCTTTCGCGGTCTGCCTGCATGCGGTTGCGAGCGCCGGAAGCTTGCTTGGCGCAAAAGTGCTCGTTTCGGGCTGCGGGCCGATTGGAAATCTCGTCCTCGCGGCGGCGCGCCACGCCGGCGCTCGGGAAATTGTCGCGGTCGACATCGCCGATGCGGCGCTTACTGTTGCCGGAAAGCTTGGCGCCGACTCGACGATCAACCTCACCAAAACTCCGGATGGACTCGCCCCCTTCGCGGACCGCAAGGGGCTCTTCGACGCGGTCTTCGAATGTTCCGGCGCGCCGAAGGCGCTTGCGGCTGCGCTGGACGTTGTGCGTCCGGGCGGAGCGCTCGTGACAGTTGGTCTTGGCGGCGACATCTCCTTGCCCTTGAATCTCGTTGTGACGAAGGAAATCCTGATGCGCGGCAGTTTCCGTTTTGATGCGGAATTTGGCCTCGCGGTTCATCTGATCGCCACGGGGGCCGTTGATCTCACGCCACTCATTTCGGCGACGATGCCGGCGGCCGACGCCGACGCGGCCTTTCGCCTTGCATCCGATCGCAGCCAGTCGATGAAAGTCCAACTGGCCTTCGCCTGA
- a CDS encoding TRAP transporter substrate-binding protein: MNSLKTRIFGATALGLAMLWPAVGSAADAVTLRFQTHHSANSLQGKALLRFADLANKMSGGSLQIEMLTDSSVVKSTESFESASMGIIDGDATGAGYVTGKNPAFQFYGDIMGGYSTPYQILGWYKDAGGLELANKLYEQFNMHLIGTFVATPESLGSTTSLAGINDLKGWKFRSPPGMESEIFTKLGAAPVVMPFGEVFTAMTTGTVAGADASTLAVNKGLGLYDVGKFATYPGFHSMPIEHVALNLDKWNSLTDAQKQILQSAVDTIAIEVATQSEINDRQAAAELTAAGVTLQNWSDEDRLAFRKVAQEVWADWATRSPEAKEAYDSHVAYMKSLGILN, from the coding sequence ATGAATTCGCTGAAAACCCGCATTTTCGGCGCGACTGCGCTAGGTCTTGCCATGCTTTGGCCCGCAGTCGGCTCGGCTGCGGATGCAGTGACGCTGCGCTTCCAGACGCACCACAGCGCCAACTCGCTGCAGGGCAAGGCATTGCTGCGCTTTGCCGATCTCGCCAACAAGATGTCCGGCGGTTCGTTGCAAATCGAAATGCTGACGGACTCCTCGGTCGTGAAGTCTACGGAATCCTTCGAATCGGCCTCCATGGGGATCATCGACGGCGACGCCACGGGCGCGGGCTACGTCACCGGCAAGAACCCCGCCTTCCAGTTCTACGGCGACATCATGGGTGGCTATTCGACGCCCTATCAGATCCTCGGCTGGTATAAGGATGCGGGTGGCCTGGAGCTTGCCAACAAGCTCTACGAACAGTTCAACATGCACCTCATCGGTACCTTTGTCGCGACGCCTGAATCGCTTGGCTCGACGACGTCGCTCGCCGGCATCAACGACCTCAAGGGCTGGAAATTCCGCTCTCCGCCCGGCATGGAGTCTGAGATCTTTACAAAGCTCGGCGCCGCCCCGGTCGTGATGCCCTTCGGCGAAGTCTTCACGGCCATGACCACGGGCACGGTCGCTGGCGCCGATGCGTCGACGCTCGCCGTCAACAAGGGCCTCGGCCTTTATGATGTCGGCAAGTTCGCCACCTATCCCGGCTTCCACTCGATGCCGATCGAGCATGTCGCCCTCAACCTCGACAAGTGGAACTCTCTGACGGACGCGCAGAAGCAGATCCTTCAGTCCGCCGTCGACACGATCGCGATAGAAGTCGCCACTCAGTCTGAAATCAACGATCGTCAGGCCGCTGCTGAACTGACCGCCGCCGGTGTGACGTTGCAGAACTGGAGCGACGAAGACCGCCTCGCTTTCCGCAAGGTCGCCCAAGAAGTCTGGGCCGACTGGGCGACGCGCAGCCCGGAAGCCAAGGAAGCCTACGACTCCCACGTCGCCTACATGAAGTCGCTCGGGATCCTCAACTGA
- the repC gene encoding plasmid replication protein RepC: MQTHVTTTPFGRRPMSIGQMASQVAANSLPQEATVEKWKVFRSIREARDLLGATDRSLAILNALLSFHPDSELSSEGGLIVWPSNEQLMARANGMPAATLRRHLAVLVDCGLIIRRDSPNGKRFARKGRGGEIEQAYGFDLSPIVARAAEFGELADAVRAEKKAFKVAKERLTLLRRDIVKMIDAGIAEGVPGNWGRVSQIYQETVGRLPRTAPRQFIESLCEELQELWIEVRDILETFTKAQNPSANESHFERHIQNSNPDSISESENGFGKKNEANSEAEEPDNLRSLPKRELPLGIVLDACPILKDLAPGSGIRQWRDFLAAAEVARPMLGVSQSAWRDACQAMGEVQAAIALAAILQRSDQINSAGGYLRSLTEKARDGQFSTWPMVMALLRAKLEADKTAASPDRKQPKDNQAEERLYEASEA, encoded by the coding sequence ATGCAGACACATGTGACAACGACGCCCTTTGGGCGGCGGCCGATGTCGATTGGCCAGATGGCAAGCCAGGTTGCCGCGAATTCGTTGCCCCAAGAGGCAACAGTGGAAAAATGGAAGGTGTTTCGGTCAATCCGCGAAGCGCGTGATCTTCTCGGTGCGACGGATCGTTCCTTGGCGATCCTGAACGCACTTTTGTCCTTCCATCCGGACAGCGAGCTCTCCAGCGAGGGCGGTCTTATTGTCTGGCCATCGAACGAGCAGCTGATGGCCAGAGCCAACGGCATGCCGGCGGCGACGTTGAGACGGCATTTGGCTGTGCTGGTCGACTGCGGACTGATCATTCGTCGCGACAGCCCGAATGGAAAGCGCTTTGCGCGAAAGGGCAGGGGAGGGGAGATCGAGCAGGCTTACGGTTTCGACCTCTCGCCGATCGTCGCGCGCGCTGCCGAGTTCGGCGAACTGGCGGACGCGGTGCGAGCCGAGAAGAAGGCATTCAAGGTCGCCAAGGAACGTCTCACGCTGCTTCGCCGTGACATCGTCAAGATGATCGACGCTGGCATTGCGGAAGGGGTGCCTGGCAATTGGGGACGGGTCAGTCAGATTTATCAGGAGACGGTTGGCCGTCTTCCGCGGACAGCGCCACGGCAGTTCATCGAGAGCCTTTGCGAGGAGCTTCAGGAACTGTGGATAGAAGTCCGCGACATTCTGGAAACATTCACAAAAGCACAAAATCCAAGCGCCAATGAGTCTCATTTTGAGCGGCACATACAGAATTCAAATCCAGACTCCATTTCTGAATCTGAAAATGGCTTTGGAAAAAAGAATGAGGCGAACAGCGAGGCTGAGGAACCCGATAACCTGCGGAGCTTGCCGAAGCGAGAACTGCCGCTGGGTATCGTGCTGGACGCTTGTCCCATCCTGAAAGATTTGGCACCGGGAAGTGGGATCCGCCAATGGCGGGACTTTCTGGCCGCAGCTGAGGTTGCCCGGCCGATGCTGGGGGTCAGCCAAAGCGCCTGGCGGGATGCCTGCCAAGCCATGGGGGAGGTTCAGGCTGCAATCGCGCTCGCCGCGATCCTGCAGCGGTCCGATCAGATCAACAGCGCCGGCGGCTATTTGCGCAGCCTCACCGAAAAAGCGAGGGATGGGCAGTTTTCGACCTGGCCGATGGTGATGGCGCTGCTGCGGGCAAAACTCGAGGCCGACAAAACGGCGGCCAGTCCTGATCGAAAGCAGCCAAAGGACAATCAGGCCGAAGAGCGACTGTATGAGGCCTCGGAAGCGTGA
- a CDS encoding GntR family transcriptional regulator translates to MRRPRSGPKLVDSDTKGASGPKRRNSMNLFELAYEQLEELIVNCQLAPGRFLAIQDLQAATGFSRTPVHQAVGRLAADTLIHVRPRHGLQIAPIDLARERMLLLLRRDLERFVIKLAAENASPAQRNQLLHLVRVLRERRDTLTIDEFNALDRRIDQLVLASASEPFLVHTLRPLHTIFRRIGWIHHNYTSAGVNLGGTIDCHLAVLDAVANRHVERAVAASDALIGFVEAIFDGIERDIDPSLLDCSIEPLFRS, encoded by the coding sequence TTGCGCCGTCCACGCAGCGGGCCGAAACTCGTTGACAGCGACACTAAGGGGGCTTCCGGCCCGAAGCGCCGCAATTCGATGAATCTCTTCGAGCTTGCCTATGAACAGCTCGAAGAACTGATCGTCAATTGCCAGCTGGCCCCGGGCCGCTTCCTTGCTATTCAGGATCTCCAGGCAGCCACGGGCTTCAGCCGTACGCCGGTCCATCAGGCGGTCGGGCGCCTTGCGGCCGACACCCTCATCCATGTCCGGCCACGCCATGGCCTGCAGATCGCACCGATCGATCTTGCCCGTGAACGCATGCTGCTGCTTCTGCGCCGCGATCTGGAGCGTTTCGTCATCAAGCTGGCGGCTGAAAACGCCAGTCCGGCGCAACGAAACCAGTTGCTGCACCTGGTGCGGGTGCTGCGCGAGCGGCGCGATACGCTGACGATCGACGAGTTCAACGCCCTCGACCGGCGCATCGACCAACTGGTTCTCGCCTCCGCCAGCGAACCCTTCCTCGTCCACACGCTGCGTCCGCTGCACACAATCTTCCGCCGGATTGGCTGGATCCATCACAATTACACCAGCGCGGGCGTCAATCTTGGCGGCACGATCGACTGCCACCTCGCCGTTCTCGACGCCGTTGCAAACCGCCATGTTGAGCGCGCCGTCGCCGCATCCGATGCATTGATCGGCTTTGTGGAAGCGATCTTCGACGGTATCGAGCGTGACATCGATCCCTCCCTGCTCGACTGCAGCATCGAGCCGCTCTTTCGGTCGTGA
- a CDS encoding type II toxin-antitoxin system VapB family antitoxin, with product MAEPQLSVRSSKARDLAHRLARRENRSIADVVERALEWYEVREAGREPAAAFYARLVTQSGTDIDLEAVIQENRNPHRGIDL from the coding sequence ATGGCTGAACCCCAACTTTCTGTTCGAAGCTCAAAGGCGCGGGATCTGGCCCACCGTCTTGCTCGCAGAGAAAATCGTTCAATTGCCGATGTCGTGGAGCGCGCCCTGGAGTGGTACGAAGTGAGAGAGGCAGGTCGTGAGCCGGCAGCTGCATTCTACGCACGGCTTGTGACGCAGTCTGGGACAGATATCGATTTGGAGGCGGTCATCCAAGAGAACCGCAATCCGCATCGTGGAATTGACCTTTGA
- a CDS encoding SDR family oxidoreductase, which yields MTLFDLSGRTALVTGSSRGLGLAIATGLAEAGASLVLNGVDAARLEARAETLRAKGYSVRTAAFNVADEAAVVAAFEAFDMDDVAVDILVNNAGIQLRKPIVELSTAEWQKVIDTNLTSAFVVGREAAKRMIPRKSGKIVNIGSLTSELARATVAPYTVAKGGIKLLTKSMTAEWAEHGIQVNAIGPGYMITDMNEALINNPQFDAWVKGRTPARRWGKPEELVGTAVYLSSAASNFVSGQIIYVDGGMISVL from the coding sequence ATGACACTCTTTGATCTTTCCGGTCGGACCGCCCTCGTCACTGGGTCGTCCCGCGGCCTTGGGCTCGCGATCGCAACCGGACTCGCCGAGGCCGGGGCTTCGCTGGTCCTCAATGGCGTCGATGCTGCGCGCTTGGAGGCCAGAGCCGAGACCCTGCGCGCCAAGGGATATTCGGTGCGCACGGCGGCCTTCAACGTCGCCGACGAGGCTGCCGTCGTTGCCGCTTTCGAAGCGTTCGATATGGACGACGTTGCAGTCGACATTCTCGTCAACAATGCGGGCATCCAGCTGCGCAAACCGATCGTCGAACTCTCCACCGCCGAATGGCAGAAGGTGATCGACACCAACCTGACGAGTGCTTTCGTCGTCGGCCGCGAGGCGGCCAAGCGGATGATCCCGCGCAAATCCGGCAAGATCGTCAACATCGGCTCGCTGACGAGCGAACTCGCCCGCGCAACCGTCGCGCCCTATACGGTCGCCAAGGGCGGCATCAAGCTGCTGACGAAGTCGATGACGGCCGAATGGGCAGAGCACGGCATCCAGGTCAACGCAATCGGCCCCGGCTACATGATCACCGACATGAACGAAGCGCTAATCAACAATCCGCAGTTCGACGCCTGGGTGAAGGGGCGCACGCCCGCCCGCCGCTGGGGCAAGCCCGAAGAGCTGGTCGGCACAGCCGTCTACCTCTCGTCGGCCGCCTCCAACTTTGTCAGCGGCCAGATCATCTACGTCGACGGCGGCATGATTTCAGTTCTGTAG
- a CDS encoding 2-hydroxyacid dehydrogenase: MVRLMKIVFHGQNACSFVPGFRELLDAPHEVVELPDALEASKHRAAYAAADVIIGVQLSVGLPVPPALKLYQLPGAGYDGIDLGLIPDGAMLCNCFGHEAAIAEYVMAALLARHVPLVDADRRLRQGDWTYRSGGATNHHTELGSQSIGLIGFGHIGKAIAARARAFGMEVIVANRSTPPASALYDRAYPLTEFGAFMGAADIIVNTLPFNDQTAGLVGEKELAAMRPQCVILNVGRGPVIDEKALYEALAENRIGGAIIDTWYVYPDAASPNSLPSSFPFHELTNVVMTPHMSGWTHGTVNRRRHTMADNINRLNAGKTLLNPIAQQ, from the coding sequence ATGGTGCGCCTTATGAAAATCGTCTTCCACGGTCAGAATGCCTGCAGCTTTGTTCCCGGTTTCCGCGAGTTGCTGGATGCGCCACATGAAGTTGTCGAATTGCCGGACGCACTGGAGGCAAGCAAACACCGCGCGGCCTACGCGGCGGCCGACGTCATCATCGGCGTTCAGCTTTCGGTCGGATTGCCGGTTCCACCCGCACTGAAGCTCTATCAATTGCCGGGCGCCGGCTATGACGGGATCGATCTCGGCCTGATTCCTGATGGAGCAATGCTCTGCAACTGCTTCGGCCACGAAGCCGCGATTGCGGAATATGTGATGGCGGCGCTGCTTGCCCGGCACGTTCCGCTCGTCGATGCCGACAGGCGCCTACGCCAAGGCGACTGGACCTATCGTTCCGGCGGCGCCACGAACCATCACACCGAACTCGGGTCGCAGTCCATCGGCCTCATCGGCTTCGGCCATATCGGCAAGGCGATCGCGGCGAGGGCTAGGGCTTTCGGAATGGAGGTCATCGTCGCCAACCGGTCGACCCCGCCGGCATCGGCGCTGTATGACCGTGCCTATCCGCTCACCGAATTCGGTGCCTTCATGGGCGCGGCCGACATCATCGTGAACACCCTGCCGTTCAATGATCAGACGGCAGGTCTGGTCGGTGAGAAAGAACTTGCCGCCATGCGGCCACAGTGCGTGATTCTCAATGTCGGGCGCGGACCGGTGATCGATGAAAAGGCGCTCTACGAGGCCCTTGCCGAGAACCGTATCGGCGGTGCCATTATCGACACGTGGTACGTCTATCCCGACGCCGCCAGCCCCAATTCCTTGCCGTCGTCCTTTCCGTTTCATGAGCTGACGAATGTCGTTATGACGCCGCATATGTCCGGCTGGACGCACGGCACGGTGAACCGTCGCCGTCACACGATGGCCGACAACATCAACCGTCTCAACGCAGGCAAGACACTGCTAAATCCGATCGCACAGCAATGA
- a CDS encoding mandelate racemase/muconate lactonizing enzyme family protein, translating to MKITAIKTYRLEEFANVLWVHVETDAGITGLGETFYGAGAVEAHIHDTLSARLLGQNPLNIEALHKEMLNLPNAQSSTGVEYRAASAIDIALWDLFGKVCGQPVHQMLGGLCFDKLRVYNTCAGTRYVRTNKIKPVDTWNLGGDEGPYEDLDAFMNRAGELAEDLLSNGITAMKIWPFDPAAMENKGLFITAEQMKTAIRPFELIREAVGDRMEIMVEFHSLWNLPTAKKIARALEPFQPTWYEDSIRMNSPQALAEYAASTDVWTCASETLGSRYAYKEFLDRDATHVVMADLCWTGGLTEGRKIAAMAETYHRPFAPHDCIGPVGFAAAIHMSFSQPNTLIQESVRAFYRGWYKELVTAVPKIENGYVYPMEGLGLGVELLPAVFDRPDLSGRTSAL from the coding sequence ATGAAGATTACCGCGATTAAGACATATCGCTTGGAAGAATTCGCCAACGTGCTGTGGGTCCATGTCGAAACGGATGCCGGCATCACCGGTCTCGGCGAGACCTTCTATGGCGCGGGCGCCGTGGAGGCCCATATCCACGACACACTGTCGGCGCGCTTGCTCGGGCAGAATCCCCTGAACATCGAGGCTCTGCACAAGGAAATGCTGAACCTGCCGAACGCGCAGTCCTCGACTGGCGTCGAATATCGCGCGGCCTCCGCCATCGACATTGCGCTCTGGGATCTGTTCGGCAAGGTCTGCGGTCAGCCGGTCCACCAGATGCTGGGCGGGCTCTGCTTCGACAAGCTGCGCGTCTACAACACCTGCGCCGGCACGCGCTATGTCCGCACCAACAAGATCAAGCCCGTCGATACCTGGAACCTTGGAGGCGACGAGGGCCCTTACGAGGATCTCGACGCCTTCATGAACCGGGCCGGCGAGCTTGCCGAGGATCTTCTTTCCAACGGCATCACCGCCATGAAGATCTGGCCCTTCGACCCCGCCGCCATGGAGAACAAGGGGCTCTTCATCACCGCCGAGCAGATGAAGACGGCGATCCGCCCGTTCGAGTTGATCCGCGAGGCGGTCGGCGACCGGATGGAGATCATGGTCGAGTTCCACAGCCTGTGGAACCTGCCGACGGCCAAGAAGATCGCCCGCGCGTTGGAGCCCTTCCAGCCGACCTGGTACGAAGATTCCATCCGCATGAACTCACCCCAGGCGCTGGCCGAATATGCGGCCTCGACGGACGTCTGGACCTGCGCGTCGGAAACGCTCGGCTCGCGCTACGCCTACAAGGAATTCCTCGACCGCGACGCGACCCACGTGGTGATGGCCGATCTCTGCTGGACCGGCGGCCTCACCGAGGGACGCAAGATCGCGGCGATGGCCGAAACCTATCATCGCCCCTTCGCGCCGCATGACTGCATCGGCCCGGTTGGCTTCGCAGCCGCGATCCATATGTCCTTCTCCCAGCCCAATACGCTGATCCAGGAGAGCGTTCGCGCCTTCTATCGCGGCTGGTACAAGGAACTGGTCACGGCTGTGCCGAAGATCGAGAACGGCTATGTCTATCCGATGGAAGGCCTCGGCCTCGGCGTCGAGCTGCTGCCCGCGGTCTTCGACCGGCCGGACCTTTCCGGCCGGACCTCCGCACTCTGA
- a CDS encoding TRAP transporter large permease yields MTILTISLILLFGIFALMAVGVPLAFAAGSLAMVVAYLKFGTPVLALAHKTVYGLATEYSFLSVPMFILMASLLERSRLARDLYDALNSVFGRVRGGVGYVTLVISVLLAAISGIIGGEIVLLGLVALPQMLRLKYDRSLAIGIVCAGGSLGTMIPPSIVLIVYGLTADVSVHQLFLGSFIPGFLLALFYLAFIAVRCWLNPAVAPKPEAGEQGPFSLSAFLRGVLPTAALIVTVFGCIYGGITSITEAANIAVGMAILIIALRGELNVSMLAQALAQTLRACGIILWVTFGAAVMVGIYNLSGGQKFVTDLILGLNISPSITVLLMMLIFLILGMFMDWIGILLLCMPIFVPIITTLGYDPVWFGVLFSVTMQVAFLSPPFGPAAFYLKSVAPPEITLPVIYGSLWPFMFIQLAMLALLLAFPEISLFLPHLAR; encoded by the coding sequence ATGACCATCCTGACGATTTCCCTCATTCTGCTGTTCGGAATCTTCGCGCTGATGGCTGTCGGCGTTCCGCTGGCCTTTGCGGCCGGCTCGCTCGCCATGGTCGTCGCCTATCTGAAGTTCGGCACACCGGTCCTAGCCCTCGCCCACAAGACGGTCTACGGCCTCGCGACGGAGTACAGCTTCCTCTCAGTGCCGATGTTCATCCTGATGGCCTCGCTGCTGGAGCGCTCACGCCTGGCACGCGACCTCTATGACGCGCTGAACAGCGTCTTCGGCCGGGTGCGTGGCGGCGTCGGCTACGTCACGCTCGTCATCTCGGTCCTGCTCGCCGCCATCAGCGGCATCATCGGCGGCGAAATCGTCCTGCTCGGCCTTGTTGCCCTGCCACAGATGCTGCGCCTCAAGTACGATCGCAGCCTTGCGATCGGCATCGTCTGCGCCGGCGGCTCGCTCGGGACGATGATCCCGCCCTCGATCGTTTTGATCGTCTACGGCCTGACGGCCGACGTGTCTGTGCACCAGCTGTTCCTGGGGTCCTTCATTCCCGGCTTCCTGCTGGCTCTCTTCTATCTGGCCTTCATCGCCGTGCGCTGCTGGCTCAACCCGGCCGTCGCGCCGAAACCGGAGGCGGGCGAACAGGGTCCCTTCTCCCTGTCGGCTTTCCTGCGCGGCGTGCTGCCGACGGCCGCCCTCATCGTCACGGTGTTCGGCTGCATCTACGGCGGCATCACCTCGATCACCGAAGCGGCCAACATCGCTGTCGGCATGGCGATCCTGATCATCGCGCTGCGCGGCGAACTCAATGTCTCGATGCTTGCTCAGGCGCTGGCCCAGACGCTGCGGGCCTGCGGCATCATCCTGTGGGTCACCTTTGGCGCCGCCGTCATGGTCGGCATCTACAATCTTTCCGGCGGCCAGAAGTTCGTAACCGACCTGATCCTCGGGCTCAACATCTCGCCATCGATCACCGTCCTGCTGATGATGCTGATCTTCCTGATCCTCGGCATGTTCATGGATTGGATCGGCATCCTGCTCCTGTGCATGCCCATCTTCGTGCCGATCATTACCACCCTCGGCTACGACCCGGTGTGGTTCGGTGTCCTCTTCTCGGTGACCATGCAGGTGGCCTTCCTGTCACCGCCCTTCGGTCCGGCCGCCTTCTACCTCAAAAGCGTCGCCCCGCCCGAGATCACCCTTCCGGTCATCTACGGCTCCCTGTGGCCGTTCATGTTCATCCAGCTGGCGATGCTCGCCCTGCTGCTCGCCTTCCCCGAAATCTCGCTATTCCTGCCTCACCTTGCGCGGTGA
- a CDS encoding TRAP transporter small permease subunit, whose amino-acid sequence MSDHDEKSARPAYPKAALLASPLLLIVGITLYEVVSRYLFGSPTIWVNEAALFLSALVYLVAGVYVMALDDHLRISVIYDVVPRPVQRLFDLITLAAALVFCGGVAWFGAPSAWRSLVTFERFGTAWNPPIPAIVKPFVVVAAALMALFAIVNFIRSGRQVDRADDRID is encoded by the coding sequence ATGTCGGACCATGACGAGAAGTCCGCACGCCCGGCCTATCCCAAGGCGGCGCTGCTGGCATCCCCTCTGCTCTTGATCGTGGGGATCACGCTCTATGAAGTCGTCTCGCGCTACCTTTTCGGCTCGCCCACCATCTGGGTCAACGAAGCCGCGCTTTTTCTGTCGGCGCTCGTCTACCTCGTCGCCGGCGTCTACGTGATGGCGCTCGACGATCACCTGCGCATCTCGGTGATCTACGACGTCGTACCAAGGCCGGTCCAGCGCTTGTTTGACCTGATCACGCTCGCGGCCGCCCTTGTCTTCTGCGGCGGTGTCGCCTGGTTTGGCGCACCCTCCGCCTGGCGTTCACTCGTTACCTTCGAGCGCTTCGGTACCGCCTGGAACCCGCCCATTCCAGCCATTGTCAAGCCCTTCGTCGTCGTGGCAGCCGCGCTCATGGCTCTCTTCGCGATCGTCAACTTCATTCGCTCCGGTCGGCAGGTCGATCGCGCAGACGACCGCATCGACTGA